Below is a window of Rhipicephalus sanguineus isolate Rsan-2018 chromosome 9, BIME_Rsan_1.4, whole genome shotgun sequence DNA.
GCCAATGTCAATCGGAAACTAGAATTTGTGAATAATGACGTTCTCACAGTCGTTAAAACGGGACAAAGTGGAAATTGCCTATCGCCTAGGCACTCTTTCACCATTTCTACAAATTGTGACAATAACGTGGAGTTGCAAAAAGTAACAACCGCTTGGTGAGCGAAGTTTACCGATTACTGGCAAACACTTTGGTGTCATTGCACTTGTCGCCGTTTCCCAATATGTCTGAAGCAGTAGTGTCAAGCGGCGACCATCAGGGTCCCTGTACCGATATCACCGATAGTGGTGTACGAAAACGGCGCCAGCCTCGCAAAGACTACGCCGCTCTCTTGCATCCTCCGCCGCTCGATGGCGATACATCCGACGACCCTGACGAGAAGACGGACCCCGAAGGCGCTCGGATGAGTTCGTTCTGCTTCACCTGTGTCATCTGCTTCGCCGACGCGGTCGACAAGTGCTCGCACCTGGAACACCTCGCTGCGGCGCATCCGAACCTCAAGACTCACTGCCTCGCGTGCGAGTCTCGGTACGACAGCTACGCGGACTACACGCAACACCTGCGCGACTGTCACCCGCGGGTGTTGCAGTCCATTGATGAGGCGGAGGGCCTGTACTGCCTAGAGTGCGGCAAGGGGTTCCACAAGAAGTCCTACCTTTACCAACACCGGGCGCAACATTTCATGCTGAATCGCGTCCCGTGCGATGTGTGCGGAAAGTCGTTCCTCGAAGGTGCCATGTTGGAGCGACACTTGGACACGCACAAAGAGCCGAGTACGCACAAGTGTCCCCGCTGCCTGCGCACCTTCCGAAGCGCGCTTGGTTTGGCCAGGCACGAGCGAGCGCACCAGCGCCACAAACTGTTCTGCCAGGTCAGCGACCCCCGTTGATCGACTTGTGCGCGCGCCACTCTCGGTGCATTTCTAACTTGCTATTTTCGGAAGTAGCGAGCTGCACATTAACTGACACTTTGCAAAAATGctacagcgcatgcgcgagcgaATATATTTTCCAACCAAGTAGCCTCGACCACAGACCAGTAGAACAAATAATCACACTCTCcatcctttcctttctcccttcCTCTCTGTACACAATAGAGCTTACTATGActggagtgtactagaacagggcttcgaaaagtgaagcccaaacagagtCAATCcacttgcagcgctgcgatcggtagtctgcattgtgtcgtcgtttaagagttgcgcgcggctccaccgaagtggtgcaggggtagaatgcctgcttcccactcaaaaggcccgggttcgtaatcgcagctgtagatggtgggtttttattcttagtgtcaccaaaggttttcctttgtttcttaaaactagcttcagttgctgcgtgttggttcaaaaagtaacgcaaaatgcgaagtaaaatagagagagaaacaacatttattgaaagaaaaaaaagtggttcatggcgggtggggcccttcttcgaaggctccactggctatagcctGCTCGGtgggcctgacttagggttggcagttggcttcccagggtccgttcagcgagtcgcgcctcccacgaccacgtgtgtattgggtgcgtatgtcctgtgtcgacAGTAGCGggtcgctcgggacagcggtaggttatgtgagaagaaatttgacagtgagcgcattTATGTGCAGCGCCACTGCctgggattgaacaaaaacgataagtatggcctccaagattttcGTGAACACGAGACTCGAaatgagatttcacattttacgttaccttttgtagcaacagaagctagttttaagaaacaaaggaaaaccaacagagctataaaaggtgacaccgagaataaaaacccaccatctacagctgcgattcgaacccgggcctcttgagtgggaagcgggcattctacccctgcaccactttggcggagctgcgcgcaactcttaaaacGACGACACAATGCAGACTACCAATCGCAGTGCTGCAGGTGGattgtttgggcttcactttctgtacgttggtgctgcggccgttccgagcactcccctgttctagtacactctactatgACACTCGCAAAGTAATTTTTAGGAAGCCTTTGTGGTGGTCAGGGACCTTCCCTAGAATGTGGAGGGGTCAGGGcagtagccagaaaattttttttgtggggtttcaaccatactttatgtatgttcgtgcatgcatttgtatgtgttcgtgttcGCAAGGCAAatcggttgggggggggggggcgcgttGAACCCCAACAGTCCCCCtccgcctggctacgcccctgggaggGGTGAATGCACTTGAATTGAGCAAAGCATTCTGTGAACGAGAGTTTTCAGTTGTTGAATATCCTTGCAGGACATTCAATATCCTTGCAGGGCTTACAGATTTTTGGAAACTGCCAAGTCACCGACTTTCATTTCAGTTGCATATTGTATGCTTGAATAATGACATAGTAAATGTACACTGTAGGATGTTTAaggtaggtaaaaaaaaaacaacacaataaATGGAACATtacagttgaacccgtttataaGAGACAAGCACTGGGGAGCAGTTTGTGTcccttatatgaggtgtctcttataagcagggtaccatgttCTGCTCAACCCATGTTTCAATtgtaggcacactggtgtctcttatacccattTGTCTCTTACATCAGTGTCACTTATAAAGGGGTTTAACTGTAGTCCTGTGGTGGCAGTGTTACCTTCCTGTAATGGAGGGCGGTGTCTAATATTCATCACTTGGGTTTTCGTGGTGCGCTACATAGAAGTTAGGCTCATAGTTCCAGATGGAGCCGTAACCTCCTTCAATTTGGTGTTGGTCAGTGGCCAGCCCATGGCACAGGCCGATCAATGATGCCAAGAACCACGAAGCCCCTCATTAGTATTTTTACAGTAAACCATCTGTATACTATGTATAGTGAACTGTTGTCATGCTCTCCATCATTACGGGACACTAATAACAGTGCCACCGATTACACTTCATATATAGCctagtatttgaaaaatatttgaaTGGCTCTATGGCTTGTTACTACAGAACACTGTTTGAATGAGCAGATGCAGCGTAAAGATAAAAGCAGCAGCTTGGTGGAACATGCTGCTGTGGTAGCTTAACAGGCAATGCATGAGCTGCTAAGCTTGCAgctgcgggttcgatccccagccatggtggccacattttgatggggcAAAGAGCACCTGTGTgcctgcatgttaaagaaccttaGGTGGACGAAATTAACCTAGAGTCCcgcactacagcgtgcctcataattgtatgaaggaagagaattttgagggctcgtttgtttgttttaaacaaccttaatgaaagccagcagataatgaagccaaggaaagtataggggacgttaattgcactgttttttaagtgtattgtagtaatcgtGATAcagacgtgaagaaagtaaagtggacgaaaagacaacttgccgccggcagggaccgaacctgcaaccttcggataatcgtattgtggtttttgCTCGTAATACCTAAGAAATGAATTAATTAGCATGCTGCCATCCCATTTCAAAGGCAGTGCTGATAAAATCTGCTCATCTATTCCTTTGTTATTTGCTCTCGCATGTTGGCAAGCAGAAATAATTTGACAAAGTACATattgctttagtgtcccttttcacTTGCCATATTGTCTGACATGAACCGAGTTCCTGAACATGTTGCTACGTTAGGTTTGTGGCACCTTCTACCAGACAGCAATCGCTCTGGAGGTCCACAATTGCACCTCGCACCGAGATCAGGAAGGCCGGCACTGTTGCTCCCTATGCCAGAAAGAGTATGGCAGCGCTGACTGTCTACGCCAGCACATGATGCACAAGCATGGCAGCAAGACGGGTGGCGAGCCATCTTTCTCCTGCAACATCTGTGATCGCCACTTTAGGTAGGGTCACCTGAGCTTTTGAAATTGGAACATTTCAGAcacttaaggcctgaacacaggTTTGCGTTGcaacgtgtcagcgcgtgaccttttgacgcagtgccgcgccctctccctatggggagagagggcacgcgactacgcgaagctgcgcaccCTCTCTCTCCATAGAGAGAGggtgcggcgccgcgtcaaacattcgcgcgctgacacgctgcaacgcgtacgtgtgttcaggcctttagggTCAGAATGTAAGTGTTTGCATTAATGGAACCCAGGTAGACATTTTGGACTAAAGAAAAGAGGGTCTCTTAACTAATGCTAAGATGACTTAAGGCGAATGCTATCCACGAAAGTGTATTTGTTGGCATTATTTTTAGCTTTTGTTAACATCGCCAATTGTTCTGCATGCTACGATAGCATGTTAGAAAAATGTGGCAAGTCTTGGAACCCATTAAGGCACTCATGCAAGACGAGTTCTCAGATGAAGCTATTTTTAAAGTACAACTGTTTTTCTTGAAGACCTCTTGGTACTTCTTTATCACCATTGGCTTCACGCTTTTCACAAAGTAAGCACACAGCTCAGGTACCTCGCTTGAGAACATGATGACATTTGTTTGCAATGACGCTAACGGAGCTGTTTTTTCAAGGTGGACCAaacgatgaggcatctaaggctttcctcTTAATAAGTACAGTAAAAACTGGATACATTTTTAGAGGACTACAAAAAAAGAATGTTATGATCTAAAAAAATGAAACGTTTGaaaataatatttttttcttggctGGGGCATTCTTTTCAGTATGCAGAAACAGCAAACAGAGGGCAGAGCACACAGTATAAGAGCCTCTTGGTCAAATGGCAAGAATACAAGTACATGGCGAAGGGTGATGTAGCCTCAATGGCATGTGAGCATATGCTTTATGACGCGTActtatcggcgtcaaatgaaacccgaacagtggCAAGCACTCGCAGTggcatcaccatggacaggcgtcCATATATGCACAGTGCTGCCAAACTGGATGCATGCGCCAGTCCGTGGTGATAACTTGATGGCGCACACTATACCACTGTGAATGCTTGCCGCTTTtcaggtttcatttgacgccgatagtacatgtGCATAAATGTGAGCTCCCAACCAGtactgatttttgggctagttggttttccatcacAAGCGCtttgtgttgtcgtcacctccctttgtccttgtttgaGCACGCTTAAGTGATCGGTGATCCCAACCAGCAGTTGGGTAAAAACATTTGAGTCACCGCATTTGAAATGCTGTGACTGTTTTCAGCAGCGACACATAGCAGTGAACCATCACAGTTTTTGGATGCAGCAGCCGGGAAGGGGATGCAAAAACATAAAAGAAGCTAATATGGAGGACTCTATGGGAATCAAAAGGGATTGGCATTTCAAAGCAGAGGTGACAAAACATAACAAATAGAAATGTAGCACAGCGAAGGCTTTGGCTGGTCGGTACGTGCTTGTAAAGGGAATGGCATGCAGCGCTATCGTTTGTTCCTCTTCTTCGACCTACATCTTTGCGTGCTGTTCTCCTTACAAATATGTGTGTCGATGATGTTTTACCATATTAACATATTGTGGCAGACTTGTAGGTATTGGATTACACATAATTATGCGATCAATTACATTAATTGATTATTTTATTGCTTTTTAATGTCTCACTGTAGCTACATTACTTTTCTAAGTAACCACTTACATACTTGTAATTGGTTACTTCATATGGAGCCGGAGATTAATGTATTGAAAGCAGTGATATAACATGTGGCAGGTCACAGTTTTTgatgatctcaaactttacatacttgaGTCAAACTTCCGTTCcccgagagacagaaaatatagagcCATATCTTATTCACAAGTTGAACACACTTCAGCCATAAGTATAAACATTTCagagggggctcttgaatccattcgaTATGGCAGTTACACAACAAAAACTAGTGAGACTTAAGACTTTCTTCTAAGAATTTCTAGCCATTCTCTTCACTGTGAAATTATTATTGTCAGGCAGTGCTTACTTTTGACAACCCTGATTAGGCAAAACTTCAGACTTTGCATTTGCCTTTATCTTGATGATGCTTTCTTTGCTAACagtgaaatgcaaaaagaaaggtCATATTATTGAGCTGTGAAATGGGAATTAAAGGCTTATATACTCAGTAGTAGATTGGTGGGCTACTTGCTCTTGAAGCTCGCGTACAGTTTTTTTGGTGCTGACTGATAAACAGCAACTGCAACCTGGACTTTCTCAAGCCTCAATTTCTCTCACTTTGAAAATGTAACACCATTGTCATTGTTtatgtttttattgatcattTTGTAAATGTCTGTTTCATTTTTTGTGGAACCAGCTTACAAGAGTTGCCAGTCTTGAATTCTCAAAACTTTTGAAATCagtaataataaagaaaaggcaACAACTTTTTACAGCAACCTGTGACACATATCAAAACATTGAAGGAAAAGTGCAAACAACATAACTATAGGAAAAAAGACAATCTTCCCATAGTGCTTAGGGGCTGTTCTTGAAGAGTGCACTGTCCATTACAGTGCATGCTGATTGGATAGAGCTGGTAGACCGGTACCAATGGTCATCACTGGCTCTCGAGCTCTGTTGAACTAGCACAGTGCTGAAAATGACATCCTGCTTAGTGCGGAATACCTGTCCTTTTATCTGCGTTGTTTGTTCTGTGATTCGTTTGGGACGTTAGCTACTGGCACGCCACACTTCTGGCAGCAGTAACGCAAGTTTATTTAAGTGTTTAATCCTTCAATGTTTATCAGTTCAGCTGTCCAGTCCTTGGGCACAAACATTACTGACGGCCTTTGCTTGCATATGCTGTGTGCAGGTGGAAGTCCAGCCTGAGGATGCATGCTAAGCTTCATGAAGCAATGGACTGCAATGCCAACGTCAAAGTGTTTAGGTGCACCACGTGTGACCAGATATGTCCCAGCCAGTGCTCTCTCAAGGCTCACATGATCAAACACAGTGATCGTAGGCAGTTTCCCCTGTGACATCTGTGGTATGTTTTCTGATCAAAACATGGCTATATGTATTATTAGCTTGAAAAAACAAGGGCCATCTGCAGCGAAATTTCAGTTCGCTGCAGATCGTAGCAGAGATTCAATCCTTGTTTTAATTGACAAACCAAAACACAGACATTTAGTGTTCTTTACAGGCTTTTCTGAAACCTGCTTGCTCTGTTGCCGTCTCTCTGTCAATGTAAAATGATCACCTTTCCTGTAATACTCTAGGAGCAGGAAGAGTGAGccttggggctagttggtgtgacaTTGTTCACGTTTGTTTCCTTTGTCTCAGCTCATCTACTTTGAAATGCCATTGGAGGAGCAGTTTGGGATATTGAGGCAATGGTGAACTTCTTTGAGCGAGGTTGTAAAGGGTGAGCCCTGGGACGGTTTAGGACCTGCAGGATCCTGTAAGATCTCAAGCCTGGAACCCGGTCTGCTGCACTTCCGTCTTTGTCTGGCTGGTCCCTGCACCACCAAGCGACACCACAAATCCAGCAGCAAACACTTTCTCCTCTGGTACAAACGCTAAGAAGCAAATCAGATCAGTTGCACGAGTGATGTCACAAAACTCTGCCACTTCCCAAAACAGGGGTGTCTGGAAATTTCATGTGACACCACTGCTGTGATTTGTAGAGGCATGTACTGAAAACCTTATAATAAATTACACACTTCAAGCAAAGCCCTTAGTTTGTTAGTGATATGGAGGGTTTATGCTACCAGCTCAATGGGTCTGTACACAGTCGTCAAAAGTGtatcagggtccctttaatgtgtACCAGCACAGAAGCGTTTTTGCATTCTGCTCCCATTCCAAATCAGCCAGCTGTTGAATCTGTGACCTCACACTAAACGGCAAGAATCTGGCAGCAATATATAGCACGGAATTGAActacgagggttattcaaaaagtaagggccaaAATAAATGTTCATTAGTAAAAGTTTTTATTGGCGGGTTTAGTTTAGCACAAacctacttcacttttctacataaccACTGTTAACATAATCACCATTCTAAGCACATTTCataccgctgcaccagtttctttaggccttctgcatagaagttcgccaCCTGGGAATTGACCCAGTT
It encodes the following:
- the LOC119405363 gene encoding oocyte zinc finger protein XlCOF6; amino-acid sequence: MSEAVVSSGDHQGPCTDITDSGVRKRRQPRKDYAALLHPPPLDGDTSDDPDEKTDPEGARMSSFCFTCVICFADAVDKCSHLEHLAAAHPNLKTHCLACESRYDSYADYTQHLRDCHPRVLQSIDEAEGLYCLECGKGFHKKSYLYQHRAQHFMLNRVPCDVCGKSFLEGAMLERHLDTHKEPSTHKCPRCLRTFRSALGLARHERAHQRHKLFCQVCGTFYQTAIALEVHNCTSHRDQEGRHCCSLCQKEYGSADCLRQHMMHKHGSKTGGEPSFSCNICDRHFRWKSSLRMHAKLHEAMDCNANVKVFRCTTCDQICPSQCSLKAHMIKHSDRRQFPLTEAFLHSAPIPNQPAVESCFFFSHYTAGISFKRKYALKEHCQAVHCNEKNFQCSACGQTFVVKRYLDAHFKQAHVPGPQAFTCSDCPKVFKTGKSLKSHWRSCHGDIPKDHICDICAKAFASSKDLKRHALIHGGDRQYECGDCGSAFYRVDNLRRHQKQACKYRDL